One window of the Vibrio parahaemolyticus genome contains the following:
- a CDS encoding c-type cytochrome, with protein MLRTLLLTSLIFTSTVYANPFGDAEKGKVKAPSCVYCHGTNGLSSNDAYPNLAGQSPKYLYDSMKAYQDGLRTGPLAEMMKAQLRMLNDEDLRDVAAFFAEQSGD; from the coding sequence ATGCTAAGAACCCTCCTTTTAACGTCTCTCATTTTTACTTCCACCGTTTATGCCAATCCTTTTGGCGATGCTGAGAAAGGCAAAGTTAAAGCTCCAAGCTGCGTATATTGCCACGGCACAAATGGACTAAGCAGTAATGACGCCTATCCGAACCTTGCAGGTCAAAGTCCTAAATACTTGTATGACTCGATGAAAGCCTATCAGGATGGTTTGCGAACCGGGCCACTGGCAGAGATGATGAAAGCGCAATTACGTATGCTGAACGATGAAGATCTCCGCGATGTTGCTGCATTTTTTGCCGAGCAATCAGGCGACTAA
- the yfcC gene encoding putative basic amino acid antiporter YfcC, whose product MSHTHAQPSESAATKQSWQMPDTLILIFFVGIFAAILTYLIPAGHFDSQQVSYVVDGAEKTRTVIDPSSFSYATDENGELVYNKVGLFASSGGIGLMNFPFEGLVSGSKWGSAIGVIMFMLVIGGAFGVVMRTGTIDNGILRLIDKTKGNEALFIPVLFLLFSLGGAVFGMGEEAVAFAIIIAPLMVRLGYDGITTVMVTYVATQIGFATSWMNPFSVAIAQGIAGIPVLSGMTVRMALWVGFTLIGIAFTMVYASRIKANPEYSYSRRTDKYFRQQELGSHDSRWNFGDTLVILTVIATTIWVVWGVVAKAWYIPEIASQFFTMGFVVAIIGTIFRLNGMTLNCAADAFKEGAAIMLAPALLVGCAKGVLLILGGGTTDEASVLNSILNSAGGVISGLPDVAAAWLMYVFQSIFNFFVTSGSGQAALTMPLLSPLADIAGVTRQVAVLAFQLGDGFTNVIVPTSASLMATLGVCRIDWGDWAKFCWRFMLLLFTLSSIVVVAAHVMGFA is encoded by the coding sequence ATGTCTCACACACATGCGCAGCCATCGGAATCGGCTGCAACAAAGCAATCATGGCAGATGCCTGACACTCTCATTTTAATCTTTTTTGTTGGTATCTTTGCTGCGATTCTTACCTATCTAATTCCTGCTGGTCACTTTGATAGCCAACAGGTGTCTTACGTGGTAGATGGTGCGGAAAAAACACGTACTGTTATTGATCCGTCTTCTTTCTCGTACGCAACCGACGAAAACGGCGAGCTGGTTTACAACAAAGTGGGGCTCTTCGCTTCTAGCGGCGGTATCGGCTTGATGAACTTCCCATTTGAAGGTCTGGTTTCAGGTTCAAAATGGGGCAGCGCAATCGGCGTTATCATGTTTATGCTTGTGATCGGCGGCGCTTTTGGTGTCGTGATGCGCACAGGCACTATCGACAACGGTATCCTTCGTCTGATCGACAAAACCAAAGGTAACGAAGCGCTCTTCATTCCTGTTCTGTTCTTGCTGTTCTCTTTGGGCGGCGCTGTCTTTGGGATGGGTGAAGAGGCGGTGGCGTTCGCCATCATCATCGCTCCATTGATGGTTCGCCTAGGTTATGACGGCATTACGACCGTAATGGTGACTTACGTTGCGACTCAGATTGGTTTTGCGACATCTTGGATGAACCCATTCTCGGTTGCGATTGCACAAGGTATTGCTGGTATTCCTGTACTATCGGGCATGACGGTTCGTATGGCACTTTGGGTTGGTTTTACACTCATCGGTATCGCCTTTACGATGGTTTATGCGTCTCGCATCAAAGCAAATCCTGAGTACTCTTACAGCCGCCGTACGGATAAATACTTCCGTCAGCAAGAACTAGGTAGCCACGACTCTCGTTGGAACTTCGGAGACACGCTCGTTATTCTAACGGTTATCGCAACGACGATTTGGGTGGTTTGGGGCGTAGTAGCCAAAGCATGGTACATCCCAGAAATCGCTTCTCAGTTCTTCACAATGGGCTTTGTGGTTGCCATCATCGGTACGATCTTCCGCCTAAACGGCATGACCCTTAACTGTGCGGCGGACGCATTCAAAGAAGGCGCAGCAATCATGCTAGCTCCTGCTCTTTTGGTTGGCTGTGCGAAAGGTGTATTGCTTATTCTGGGTGGTGGTACTACCGATGAAGCAAGCGTACTGAACTCGATTTTGAACAGCGCAGGCGGCGTGATCAGCGGCCTTCCTGATGTTGCCGCAGCTTGGTTGATGTATGTGTTCCAATCCATCTTCAACTTCTTCGTGACCTCGGGTTCTGGCCAAGCAGCACTTACGATGCCTCTGTTGTCTCCTCTTGCAGACATCGCTGGCGTAACTCGTCAGGTAGCGGTTCTGGCATTCCAACTGGGTGATGGTTTCACTAACGTGATAGTCCCTACTTCTGCGTCCCTAATGGCAACGCTTGGCGTGTGTCGTATCGACTGGGGTGACTGGGCGAAATTCTGCTGGCGCTTTATGCTATTACTCTTTACCCTATCGAGCATTGTCGTCGTCGCAGCTCACGTGATGGGTTTTGCGTAA
- a CDS encoding multidrug effflux MFS transporter, with product MKTKPSIGLMVVMLMFPQIVETIYSPALGDIAQSFSVTYTQAAQTLSIYFTAFAIGVVVWGLLADKWGRRPTMLVGLLVYGLSALVAMQTDRFDVVMLARALSAFGIAVGSVVTQTMLRDSFSGEELGKVFGVMGIGISVSPVIGMLLGGQLTALGGYQTVFFTLFVMALGLFVYNVFKLPETQIQKQPLNMGSLLGRMLRDAQIWQSTLLVALYNIALFSYYQLGAFTFEALGFSSSEFGYSGVVLGLGTFVGSLLNKFLLGKGRTQTSLLWIASILLLAGGFGVFWAQTSIWFLVPMLLVVMAFGIAIPNVLSAALVDYKQQAGSAGAVFGLMYYLLIGSGLGLAGIIQNLGVVQTSCAVTVLLVTMSRMKK from the coding sequence ATGAAAACGAAACCTTCTATTGGATTAATGGTTGTGATGCTGATGTTTCCACAAATTGTAGAGACGATTTACAGCCCTGCACTTGGTGATATTGCACAGTCATTCTCAGTCACCTATACGCAAGCAGCGCAAACCCTATCGATCTACTTTACAGCATTTGCAATCGGAGTCGTGGTTTGGGGGCTACTAGCAGATAAATGGGGAAGACGTCCAACCATGCTAGTTGGCTTGCTCGTTTATGGGCTTTCTGCATTGGTTGCGATGCAAACTGACCGCTTTGATGTGGTTATGTTAGCACGAGCGTTGAGCGCCTTTGGTATTGCGGTTGGTTCTGTGGTGACGCAAACCATGTTGCGGGACAGTTTTTCTGGCGAAGAATTGGGTAAAGTATTCGGCGTAATGGGAATAGGAATTTCTGTCAGTCCGGTGATTGGCATGTTGCTCGGCGGCCAGTTAACCGCATTGGGCGGCTATCAAACCGTCTTTTTTACACTGTTTGTCATGGCGTTAGGCTTGTTTGTTTACAACGTTTTCAAACTGCCAGAGACACAAATTCAGAAACAGCCTTTGAATATGGGTTCACTTCTGGGGCGAATGCTGAGAGATGCGCAAATCTGGCAATCGACGTTATTAGTTGCGCTCTACAATATCGCATTGTTTTCTTACTACCAATTAGGTGCTTTCACATTTGAGGCGTTAGGTTTTAGCTCATCGGAATTTGGATACAGTGGCGTTGTACTTGGCTTAGGTACATTTGTTGGCAGCTTGTTGAATAAATTTTTGCTGGGTAAAGGACGAACGCAAACATCTTTGTTGTGGATCGCATCGATACTGTTGTTGGCTGGTGGGTTTGGTGTCTTTTGGGCTCAAACATCTATTTGGTTTTTAGTTCCAATGCTATTGGTCGTGATGGCGTTTGGCATTGCGATACCTAATGTACTAAGCGCTGCTTTGGTGGATTATAAACAGCAAGCGGGCAGTGCTGGCGCAGTATTTGGGCTGATGTACTACTTACTGATTGGGTCGGGGCTTGGATTGGCAGGAATAATTCAAAACCTAGGTGTAGTACAGACAAGTTGTGCAGTAACCGTATTGTTAGTGACAATGTCACGAATGAAGAAATAG
- a CDS encoding succinylglutamate desuccinylase/aspartoacylase family protein produces MATQFLDDVIQGHQVIQSLDVTDLPAGEHKFWFRIATNALSQWQYLPVLVFKGGKPGKKIMITAGVHGDEYNGVLAAQKTARELIGKELAGTVTVVPTINLTGMLNHSRDFYSADPDASPANLNRFFPGDANGNEANRYLFALWNNLLKPNAELAIDLHTQTSGAAYPLYVFADFRIEQSLEMARSLNPDAILNDPGDAGVLETVWNNSGIPSITIEVGMGRYTEQALIDRTVAGIFNVLKRHEVISGEASPVIPCLEGNEIISIRAEFGGFVLPQVKMMDTVEQGQLLAIQYDSFGDEIQRYMAPTSGTVLSHNIESIRAPGSLVVRLIK; encoded by the coding sequence ATGGCAACACAATTTCTGGATGACGTAATTCAAGGTCATCAAGTCATTCAATCTCTCGACGTAACTGACTTGCCTGCTGGCGAGCATAAATTCTGGTTCCGCATTGCAACCAATGCCCTATCTCAGTGGCAATACCTACCAGTATTGGTATTCAAAGGCGGCAAGCCGGGCAAGAAGATTATGATCACTGCCGGTGTTCATGGCGATGAATACAACGGCGTTCTTGCCGCGCAAAAAACAGCTCGAGAGCTAATCGGCAAAGAACTGGCGGGCACTGTCACTGTTGTTCCAACCATCAACTTAACGGGTATGTTGAACCACAGCCGCGATTTTTACTCCGCAGATCCTGATGCCTCACCAGCAAACCTAAACCGCTTTTTCCCAGGCGACGCAAACGGCAATGAGGCCAATCGCTACCTGTTTGCATTATGGAACAATCTGCTTAAGCCAAATGCAGAGCTTGCGATTGATCTGCACACCCAAACCAGTGGTGCCGCTTACCCATTGTATGTGTTTGCCGATTTCCGTATCGAACAATCGTTGGAAATGGCTCGCTCACTTAACCCAGACGCTATCTTAAACGATCCGGGGGACGCAGGTGTTTTAGAAACCGTGTGGAACAACAGCGGCATTCCAAGCATTACTATCGAAGTGGGCATGGGGCGTTACACTGAGCAAGCGTTGATTGATCGTACGGTTGCGGGGATTTTTAACGTGCTAAAGCGCCACGAAGTGATTTCTGGTGAAGCTTCTCCAGTCATTCCTTGCCTTGAAGGTAACGAGATCATCAGTATTCGAGCCGAGTTTGGTGGCTTCGTTCTACCACAAGTGAAAATGATGGATACCGTTGAACAAGGTCAATTGCTTGCGATTCAATACGATAGCTTTGGTGACGAAATTCAGCGCTACATGGCACCGACTAGTGGGACGGTATTAAGTCACAACATTGAGTCGATCAGGGCTCCTGGTTCATTGGTTGTTCGCCTAATCAAATAG
- a CDS encoding AraC family transcriptional regulator: MALIEENTQFDADKLTANVVGIAADVGKHDSGMHQHHKGQLLYAPQGCMTFALNDSICILPPTKAVWIPPNTPHRAVMTNVVAYRSVYFDCDKFSCPKSIVMIEVNDLLKALINKMALWEWDIEQTKTNATTILFWEEFYQAKQFELTLPLPSDRRLTSFRNAMTKDGFIAPDLNHLSKTIGASGKTITRLFKSETGMSYQDWRQQWRLLKAIELLCEERQVSDVAHCLEFSSDSAFIAFFKKQTGQTPLSFMKHRTLL, translated from the coding sequence ATGGCACTTATTGAAGAAAACACTCAGTTTGATGCAGACAAGCTCACAGCCAACGTGGTCGGCATTGCTGCAGATGTTGGTAAACACGACTCAGGGATGCATCAGCACCATAAAGGTCAGTTACTTTACGCGCCACAAGGATGCATGACGTTTGCCCTAAATGATTCCATTTGTATTTTGCCGCCAACCAAAGCAGTGTGGATCCCACCTAATACTCCACATCGCGCCGTAATGACGAATGTTGTGGCGTATCGTTCTGTTTATTTCGATTGCGACAAATTTTCTTGCCCAAAAAGCATCGTGATGATTGAAGTTAACGATCTCCTAAAAGCACTGATCAATAAAATGGCTTTGTGGGAGTGGGACATAGAACAAACCAAAACGAATGCGACAACCATATTATTTTGGGAAGAGTTTTATCAAGCAAAGCAATTCGAGCTCACTTTACCATTGCCATCGGATCGTCGTTTGACTTCATTTCGAAATGCGATGACAAAAGACGGATTCATTGCTCCTGATCTCAACCATTTATCGAAAACAATCGGGGCAAGCGGTAAGACAATTACAAGACTGTTTAAGTCCGAAACAGGCATGTCTTATCAAGATTGGCGTCAGCAATGGCGATTGTTAAAGGCAATAGAGCTGTTGTGTGAGGAGAGGCAAGTCAGTGATGTTGCCCATTGCTTGGAGTTTTCATCAGACAGCGCATTCATTGCGTTTTTTAAAAAACAAACGGGACAAACACCACTGAGCTTTATGAAGCATCGAACCTTACTGTAA
- the ltaE gene encoding low-specificity L-threonine aldolase, which yields MDFRSDTVTQPTQAMREAMFSAPVGDDVYGDDPTVNELEQFAAELAGFEAALFTTSGTQANLLGLMAHCERGDEYLCGQQAHNYKYEAGGAAVLGSIQPQPIENNPDGTLPFDKLEAAIKPDDAHFARTRLLSLENTINGKVIPLSYLAEAREFVNKHNLKLHLDGARVFNAAVALDVPVKDIGQYFDSMTICLSKGLAAPVGSLLLGSKEYIAKARRLRKMVGGGMRQAGILAAAGKLAITEQVAQLKQDHINAKALAEGLAELPGFSVNPDFVQTNIVFAKLDAKVDIQSIAEQLKQQNIIISPGNPIRFVTHKDISAEDIQTFLSSLKSLL from the coding sequence GTTCAGCGCCCCTGTTGGCGATGATGTTTATGGTGACGATCCTACCGTAAACGAGCTAGAGCAATTCGCGGCTGAATTAGCAGGGTTTGAGGCAGCGTTGTTTACCACTTCTGGCACGCAAGCAAACCTTTTAGGGTTAATGGCACATTGTGAGCGTGGCGATGAATATTTATGCGGCCAGCAAGCACACAATTACAAATATGAAGCAGGTGGCGCAGCGGTACTGGGTTCTATCCAGCCTCAACCAATAGAAAACAATCCAGATGGCACGTTGCCATTTGACAAATTAGAGGCAGCAATTAAACCTGATGACGCGCACTTTGCTCGTACTCGTCTGCTAAGTTTAGAAAACACCATCAACGGTAAAGTGATCCCACTGTCTTACTTAGCGGAAGCTCGTGAATTCGTTAATAAACACAATCTGAAACTGCATCTCGACGGTGCCCGCGTGTTTAACGCAGCTGTTGCGCTCGATGTTCCCGTCAAAGATATTGGTCAATACTTTGATTCCATGACGATTTGTTTATCGAAAGGTCTTGCGGCACCCGTTGGTTCACTGCTGCTTGGCAGCAAGGAATACATCGCGAAAGCTCGCCGTTTAAGAAAGATGGTCGGTGGCGGAATGCGTCAGGCAGGTATTTTAGCGGCAGCAGGTAAACTGGCGATCACGGAACAAGTCGCGCAGTTAAAGCAAGATCACATCAATGCAAAAGCATTGGCGGAAGGTTTAGCTGAACTACCGGGTTTCTCGGTAAATCCTGACTTCGTTCAAACCAACATTGTGTTTGCTAAGTTGGATGCTAAAGTCGATATCCAAAGCATCGCGGAGCAACTCAAGCAACAAAACATCATCATCAGCCCAGGAAACCCAATTCGCTTTGTCACACACAAAGACATCTCTGCTGAAGATATTCAAACCTTCCTATCGAGCCTTAAATCTCTGCTTTAG